A window of Bombina bombina isolate aBomBom1 chromosome 5, aBomBom1.pri, whole genome shotgun sequence genomic DNA:
aatgataagtggtgaattaaacgaaatttaccaggctctttcttaggaaccactcctaaaggagaaatacgcaaatgggggataggagatattttaaaaggacctgccattcgacccaaagaaacctccttctcaagcttactcctaacaacctcaggccattccctagcagacttaaggttacccctgtaatgaacaacgcctcccgaagatggaattctgaaaccaaactcaaaaccatgtagcaacaacaaggccttatcaccacaacctttctgtttagcgtaaagtacgagccacagctccatcccgcttagcctcaccggagttagtccctttttcagggagctcctgtgttcctcccaatttgttctttttgaaacacttactggaagggtgggatccaccacacccagaacattcgtgtctgaatttacatgatgctccccatttacagaacttttcattgaaagcaaaacagaaaccttttttggctgttgccgacgaaccgttttgaagagatccgccggcactccctcgaaagggctgcgaagaccttaacggagtcatcacttttaaccatagacccatatcacgatcatcccatttcatctcaggcttaaccgacaaacgttgtctaaattgttcatcataataccaccaagccataccaccatatgttctctgagcagctgaaatttcatctaaataacaaaagagggccgctccttgatccgggaacttaacagcaaatacactagcataaataacaaaagcctggaaccagttagtaaatgtttttggtaattttctgtaacgtcttttcctttcctcctcttccttcttggccgaatccttttttgaatcttcaggtatctcaaaagactgatcaagaggaaggagggaaaataattcaataaaatctctcttgtaaatcttttctcttaactctaccgtcaaatgcatgcccaaaggcccaatagaacacaaacaagacctggccaaagccgtgtcagcaatcttcagctcaggacccccatccgttttgttatcaacattagtccccttttgctgagataaaccgaccatttgagattgaggtactgaccctacatcctttattccctcaccaccaatccctaataccctattttggttaaccaattctgtgggaacccatgaattggcgactccccccgtgacttttgttccttctaatttggctaacaagtcccttaaacctgctacaacagttatagataagggatcagcatgcacaccaactgtatcaacccccacattcagattcacaacaccggatccctcattacctgtactcgggtcCTGAGGCACTGCAGACTGAAtcctttgagatgcagccgtaatcttctctgtattctggaaaccagtagccctgggatccgtgttattcattaattgctgccctttttccgtctgtaaaaaagaaacatgtgacaaacccccagaaggtgcccaaattccaatgcccctactagctgtagacatacccaacctattatccactgaaacacccttacccttcttagctgatgggacctcaaacccttctccccttaaatccccatacctcttgcgttgcctacctctaccttgtattctcccaatcccagacctgtttggacgttgaacagagttaaccgagctatgacatgtattattaatactctgacccatcatgccctgaagaccaaaattaaaatttttggccgtactcacccttgtttcttctccctttgcattaaaacgttccacccctggaacgccgtcctcaatatccagcctgatattttccgtccaagattcctgaaggccataagcctccccacttaggccgtcatttcccaccattaaaagaccctgggaattctcaggccgtgacccagtttcattcccatctaaaagaaaaacatcattagtgacaggtaaatttttaattacttcaacattcctatccctcaaatttcttaactcgccctttaaaactggatcacccgtgaccctgactgacgtattaaactggctaatagtgttaactacattgggagaaggaggaataaaatcctcctcagaagaatctaaatataaatctaattctaccacaccgttatcaacctcggtatcatgatgactatcgctggcttcaggcctttcaaccctctcgtctaacacccgataagcctgattttccgtattattgcaaggtcttaaaaaatgagccgacttagaaacattatgtaactgttctgaaactgcctgaggtatttcaatcggccctgatacaatcaaaccctcacctttctttttcattaaggcgctacctaaactacatatactcgctTGTTCATTACCCTCACACAGAGAAATAGGCCTCGGcaggccgtcacttttactagcttgctttttCCCTCTAATTACTAActtctggcctaaattggccgtcttacccttaggcaaagaatcacccttcattacaggctcagtgaattgttccgtaatggaacaagtgctcccggactgcgtcacattatcagcaaactccgctccggtctgccgacttccggagctcgaacttgacttcttcctcacagacgcctttaaccccggactggggctggattttctccgaccgctattacccccttcagcatcagaacgaactggaggcctcgaacgcctcaatgttttcggagccacctccacgatatccactctgggttcgacgaccgggctaagcaatggacgtaatttttcttcgagccaggtagggcccatttttgcagcttccaacttaagttggtcaaaaatcgcatcaaaatgcgacatcgcagaattactaactgagcacagcactttctagaaaggtttgataataattctgatgacagattctcccgctctttctttaaatgcgtaacagcgcgtgctaagcccgccccctacagtaaataaccaatcacacccaaggcctaattcctccaacggtcaagtccccttcccgttacttcgaactcccaggggttcccttcCATTATAGTATTCAATTAATGATCCCCCCCCCTTATATGTCACTCAGGTGTATGGTATGTTAACCAGGTGTATGAGACAAAAGTACCTGTGTCTTTATGATGCAGGGGGAGGAGTTTTCCATACTATAAATTAAGAGAGGTGTCATTTGTTTAGCAGTGGCCATTGAGGAGGTATAAAATGTAATatctacgaaacatgtttgaccattTTTTGTACTCAGATTTGAGGATGCCTTATAAAACTTTTGCCTTTTTATCATATGAGAGTCTGTTGAGTCTGCTGGATTTTTTCCCGGGTGCTGCCTTCTTGTTTTggatgtgattcagatagagcctgcaattttaagcaactttctaatttactcctattatcaatttttctttgttctcttgctatctttatttgaaaaagaaggcatctaagctttttgtttaggTTCAGACCTcgggacagcacttttgtattggtggctgaatgtatccaccaatcagcaaagataacccaggttgttcaccaaaaatgggccggcatctaaacttacattcttgcatttcaaataaagataccaagagaatgaagaaaatgtgataataggagtaaattagaaagttgcttaaaatgtcatgctctatctgaatcacaaaagaaaaaattaggttcagtgtccctttagtatgtagtatagcgttatacttatcccaggcatgcATTCGTATGTAggagagccttatgcttatcccaggcattagttagtatgtaggatagccttatgcttatcccaggcattaataagtatgtaggatagccttatgcttatcccaggcattaattagtatgtaggatagctttatgcttatcccaggcattaattagtatgtatgatagccttatgcttatcccaggcattaattagtatgtaggatagccttatgcttatcccagacattaattagtatgtaggatagccttatgcttatcccaggcattaattagtatgtatgatagccttatgcttatcccaggcattaattagtatgtatgatagccttatgcttatcccaggcattagttagtatgtgtaACGCAGTCTCCCTAATGTTTCTGGAAAATATGAGAAAATGTTGCTCTTTTGTGTTCAGACCCCTTAATTACTGCTATGTATAGGAGTGAGACACAGTGAGCAGTTATTACACAGTAGTTGAAGTAAGTGAATGTCAATGATCTTATAGGATTCACAGAGTAATTCACTTTTAGGCAGACTTTGAATGTGAGTCAATTTCATATGTTATAAGCCAATATGCTTTGCAATAAAGATTATGGAAAAAAGAGGCTTCAGAAATAAAGTCAATCTCCTTTCAGAACTAACCTTCACACACACTCTAAAATATTTACACACAGACAAACTCCAATCACCCCCACAGGTTATGTGGAATGCTTGCAAGACAGACACTGAGCGTATGGCGCTTTGTGTAAGGAATGTTGTTCACAGATCTCTTAGCTAGCAGTGTCTGAGTAAATACCACTGTCAGACATGTGATGTGGTTCTTGAGCTTACTCTGAACGGAGTGACAGTGTAGAGTTGCGGAGTTCAGAAAATTCAGCAGAGTTAGAAATCCTTAACTTTACATAGGCAGAAAGTTACCTGTACTGTTTGGGGAGCGGAGTTCTGAGTGCCGAAGGAAAGTTagagtgtgtgactcacttccggttttcggtgtCGGCGTCTGAAGACAGCTGTGGGTTCTGTGAAATGAGGAATATCCGATATAATTGCAGAGTATTCAGATTCTCAGGTGAGACGAGTAGTTTCAGTTTGTAtttgctttagagaaatgtgtCCATAGAAATCCAGAGTTCAAATCTGTGAAAAGACTTAGAGAAGGTAAAACTTAATCTCTAGAGACCTGAGAGAAACGAAGCAGGCATCAGCTGTGATACTGAGTCttaacttcaataatcaggcaaggaaaTGACGTAATTGGTCCCTTCTTATAGTGTCAGGTTAAAagcagggatataccttaaaggtatatcacatatcccccccGTTAAGGGTGACCCGCCGAAGGGAGGAAGTGTGGCTTGGCTGGATGGCGACGATGAAAAGAAGCCACCAGTGCAGGTGCATGCACATCAAGACGAGATTCCCAAGAGTTATTTTcaggaccataacctttccatttaatcaAGTATTGCAAACGGCCTCAATGATATCTTGAGTCAAGTATT
This region includes:
- the LOC128661746 gene encoding uncharacterized protein LOC128661746, which codes for MSHFDAIFDQLKLEAAKMGPTWLEEKLRPLLSPVVEPRVDIVEVAPKTLRRSRPPVRSDAEGGNSGRRKSSPSPGLKASVRKKSSSSSGSRQTGAEFADNVTQSGSTCSITEQFTEPVMKGDSLPKGKTANLGQKLVIRGKKQASKSDGLPRPISLCEGNEQASICSLGSALMKKKGEGLIVSGPIEIPQAVSEQLHNVSKSAHFLRPCNNTENQAYRVLDERVERPEASDSHHDTEVDNGVVELDLYLDSSEEDFIPPSPNVVNTISQFNTSVRVTGDPVLKGELRNLRDRNVEVIKNLPVTNDVFLLDGNETGSRPENSQGLLMVGNDGLSGEAYGLQESWTENIRLDIEDGVPGVERFNAKGEETRTEKGQQLMNNTDPRATGFQNTEKITYR